GGTCCGTGCAGACCTTCTGGCGGCTCCAGGACGGCTCGGGCATCAAGCTGACCACGGCCAAGTACCTGACCGCCGGCGGCCACTCCATCGACGGCCAGGGCGTGGAGCCCGACATCGTCGTGGGGAATCCGAACCGCATCATCCCGGGAGAGCCCGGCGACCCGCAGCTGGAGGCCGCCGTCCGCCACATCCGGGAGATGGAGCCGTAACCAACGACCGCCCCGGGCGACGCCCCGGGGCGGTTTTGCGTTCACCTTTGGCTGCGCGCGGTCATAGCCTGCAGACAGGGGTGAACCTATGGCCAGAGACACAGACGCGACCGCCGGGACGGAGACGATTGTCGTCCCCGGTCCGATCCGGGGCGGCCACTGCCCGCCCCCGCGGGAAATCGTCCTGGTGGATGCCAGGAAAGTGTTTGACTTCTGTACGCAGGAGGACCTGCTGGAGCGCTGCTTCACCATTCCGAACCTGGGCACCGGCGCGACCATACTTAGCTGCCGGATCACGCAGATCCAGTGCGAGGAGGTCGCCGATCGGCAGCCGGTCAACAACGGCGGCGACGGCCGCGCCATCGTCTCCATCCAAATCACGCTGACGCTCCAGATTCAGGTGCTGCCGGCGATGGGCATGCAGCCGGTCACGGTGGAACGGACGATCAGCTTCCCCAAGCAGGTGGTGTTGTGCGCGCCCGAGGGCACCGACGTCACCTGCGACGTGGAGGGCAGCTGCATCTGCACGGTGCAGCCTAACGCAGCCCAGGGAGAACCCAACGTCTGCTGCACGATCCAGCTCTGCACGGTGCTCACCGTGACGGCCGACGTGAAGCTGCTGGTGCCCACCTTTGGCTCCGTGCTCCCCCGCAGGTGCCCGTCGGCGGCCTCGCCCGCGGGCTGCCCGCCGGAGGTCGAGCCGTGTGAACCGCCTGTGCGCTTGGCGGTGCGCAGGCGGGAACGGGATCGGGACCGGGACCGGGACAAGGACTGCGGCTGCGGGAACTGAAGCGTGCGAGGAACGCACCGGCGCCGGGAGAACCGGCGCCGTCTGCGCGCTCGCCGCACAGGTCGACCATCCGCGGCGAGTCAGGCAAGTGACCCATGTCAATTTCGGATCATCAAGAGTAGGGGTAAGATAAGAACTTCAATATCCGCACAATTTCACTGAACCGCGGTATAGGGCTTCACCGTCTCATGAACGCCTATACAAATACAGGCGACTACGAAGAAGGGGGACTACACACATGCGCATCAGCCGAAGGGCTGCCACGCTCATGAGCCTGCTGGTCGTGACCGGCCTGGCCCTCTCCGCGTGCGGCCCGAAGCAGACTCAGAACCCGTCCGGGACGGGCGGCGCCCAGACCGAGCAGCCGTCGCCGTCCTCCGGCCAGCCCGCGGTGGGCGGCAACCTGAACCTGCTGCTGGAGAAGGAACCCGACAGCTTCAACCCGATCCTGTACACCACGGCGTACGGCGCCGAGATCGTCACGCAGCTGTACGCGACGCTCTTTGAGTTCAACGAGAAGTACGAGCCCATGCCCTACGTCGCGGAGTCCTGGGAGATCTCCGACGATAACCTGACGCTCTCCATCAAGATCCGGGAGGGCATCAAGTTCACCGACGGCACGGACCTGGACGCCGAGGACGTGGCCTTCACCCTGGGGGCCATCATGGATCCGGAGTACACCGGCGCCCGCGCCTCCTCGCTCCGTGACGTGGAGTCCATCGAGGTCGTGGACAAGTACAACCTGAACATCCACCTGAAGAAGCCCTCCGCCCCGCTGCTGACCAACATCAACTACGGCATCCTGTCGAAGGAGGCCTTTGAGGGCTACTCCATCGCCGACATGGAGAAGGCCCCGGCGAGTATGGACAAGCCCGTCGGCGCCGGCCCGTACAAGCTGAAGGAGTACGTCCGCGGGCAGTACGTGGTGCTGGAGCGGAACCCTGACTGGTTCATGTCCGAGCACTACGGCGGCGCCCCGTTCATCGAGACGCTCACCTACAAGATCATCCCCGATTCCCAGACGGCCCTGGCCGCCCTGCAGAACGGCGAGATCGACCGGCTGACCCCCGAGGCGTCTGACGTGGCCATGCTGGAGACCCAGTTCAAGGACAAGCTGACTGCCTACTACTGGGACCGCAACGGCTTCGGGTACATGACCCTCAACAACAGCAAGGCGCCGCTGGACGACAAGCGGGTCCGCCAGGCCCTGACCCTCGGCCTGGACCGGCAGGCGATCATCACCGGCGTGCTGGAGAACCGGGCCACCATCCCGCCCGGCCCGATCCCGCCGATCTCCTGGGCGTTCGACGAGTCCATCCAGGTGCAGCAGCGTGACGTCGCGAAGGCCAAGCAGCTGCTTGAGGAAGCCGGTTTCGTCATGAACGAGTCCACCGGCATCTACGAGCGGGACGGCCAGCCGCTGAAGCTGACCTTCTACGCCGGCGCGGGGTCCACCACCACCGAGGCCATCGGCGCCATCGCCCGCTCCAGCTGGAAGGAGATCGGCGTCGACCTTGACGTCCAGATGATCGACTTCAATGCCATGATGGACAACTACGTGGCCCCGGGTAAGTTCGACGTGACCTTCAGCGCCTTCTCCCTGGGCCTTGACCCGGACTCCATGTACAACCTGTTCCACAGCTCCGCCGGCCGGCCGGACGCCAACGGGAACGTCAACGGCTTCAACCGGGCCCGGTTCTACAACGACCGGGTGGACGAGCTGCTGGAGAAGGCCCGGGAAGAGTTCGAGCCCGCCAAGCGGAAGGAGTACTACGCCGAGTTCCAGCGGATCATCGTGGACGAGGCCCCGGTGATCATGATCTACTCCAACATCTACACCGACTTCGTCAACAGCCGGGTGAAGGGCGTCGTCAACATGCCTGGTTACGGCGCCACCAGCGACTACATCTACCGCTGGTACATCAACGAGAAGTAGTTTGACACCGTACGCGTGAGTGTGGGTCGCGCAGGGGTGAGTTCCCGCTCACGACCTGCGCGGCCCCTGCTCGTTCTCCTGCCGCATGCCACCCGGGCCTCAGGCCCGCGCCTCACCACTCACTGCCCACGACCAGAAGGGGTGATACCCGATGAGCCGCTACCTGCTGAAGCGCGTGCTCAACATGATCCCGCTGCTCATCCTGGCGACCCTGCTCTCCTTCGCCATCATGCAGATGGCGCCCGGCGGGCCGGAGAAGGTGCTGCTGGCCGCCGAGGACGCGACCCTGGACCCGACGCGCATCGAGGAGCTGCGGGAGCGGTGGGGACTGAACGACCCGATCCCCGTGCAGTACGTGCGCTGGCTGGGGAACGTGCTCAGGGGCGACTTCGGCCGGTCGTACTTCTACCGCAAGCCGGTGGTCGAGGTCATCGGGGCGGCGCTGCCCGCGACGCTGAAGCTGCAGTCCGTGGCGCTGTTCCTCACGTATGCCATCGCCATCCCGCTGGGCATCATCTCCGCCGTCCGGCAGTACTCCAAGCTGGACTATGCCGTCACCGGGCTGGCCTTCGCCGGACAGGCCGCGCCGAGCTTCTGGGTGGCCATCCTGCTGATCTGGGGCGTGGCGATGCGTTCCAACGGGTTGATCCCCACCAACGGCATCGCGACCCCCGGCGTCAACTTCGAA
The nucleotide sequence above comes from Symbiobacterium thermophilum IAM 14863. Encoded proteins:
- a CDS encoding ABC transporter substrate-binding protein, encoding MRISRRAATLMSLLVVTGLALSACGPKQTQNPSGTGGAQTEQPSPSSGQPAVGGNLNLLLEKEPDSFNPILYTTAYGAEIVTQLYATLFEFNEKYEPMPYVAESWEISDDNLTLSIKIREGIKFTDGTDLDAEDVAFTLGAIMDPEYTGARASSLRDVESIEVVDKYNLNIHLKKPSAPLLTNINYGILSKEAFEGYSIADMEKAPASMDKPVGAGPYKLKEYVRGQYVVLERNPDWFMSEHYGGAPFIETLTYKIIPDSQTALAALQNGEIDRLTPEASDVAMLETQFKDKLTAYYWDRNGFGYMTLNNSKAPLDDKRVRQALTLGLDRQAIITGVLENRATIPPGPIPPISWAFDESIQVQQRDVAKAKQLLEEAGFVMNESTGIYERDGQPLKLTFYAGAGSTTTEAIGAIARSSWKEIGVDLDVQMIDFNAMMDNYVAPGKFDVTFSAFSLGLDPDSMYNLFHSSAGRPDANGNVNGFNRARFYNDRVDELLEKAREEFEPAKRKEYYAEFQRIIVDEAPVIMIYSNIYTDFVNSRVKGVVNMPGYGATSDYIYRWYINEK
- a CDS encoding ABC transporter permease, translated to MSRYLLKRVLNMIPLLILATLLSFAIMQMAPGGPEKVLLAAEDATLDPTRIEELRERWGLNDPIPVQYVRWLGNVLRGDFGRSYFYRKPVVEVIGAALPATLKLQSVALFLTYAIAIPLGIISAVRQYSKLDYAVTGLAFAGQAAPSFWVAILLIWGVAMRSNGLIPTNGIATPGVNFETYGWLSVLADRAKYMILPVTVMVFGSLTGLTRYMRSAMLEVLKEDYIRTARAKGLSEKVVVYKHALRNALLPVISISGGLLSAMVGGSVITETIFSWPGIGRVGYDAVTQRDYNVSMAIMLMSGVLTLIGFLLVDIAYVWVDPRIKYD